TGGAGAGTTTCGGTTTGAATCAGGATGAATTATCAAAAAAAGTCGGGAAGGAAAGGTCCACTTTGGCAAATACACTGAGGCTCCTGAAATTACCCGAAGAAATCCAGAAGGCGCTCACGGAAGAAAAAATTACATACGGTCACGGCCGCGCGCTATTGGGGCTTAAAACGGAAGTCGAACAGTTAATGGTATACGGGAAGATAATACTAAAAAATCTTTCTGTCCGGGACGTGGAACGTATAGTCCAATCGGCAAACCGCCGGGGTGGCATCAGGCTGAAGTCCGTGAAAGAAAAATCCAAAGACCCGTTTTTATTTCAGTATGAAGAATCACTTAAAAGATTTTTAGGGACGCAGGTGAAGATATGCCCGAAAGGGAAGGGCGGGCATATCGAGATTGATTATTATTCAAAAGACGATTTAAGCAGAATTTTGGATACGTTAGATATAAATATAAATTAACTATCTTAAAAAAT
This genomic stretch from bacterium harbors:
- a CDS encoding ParB/RepB/Spo0J family partition protein: MLKKSGLGRGLDSLIPQGKIEIEPMPGSGIDKLEAQIVHMPINGVHVVKIPLNSIIANKLQPREDFDQAKLDELAESVKEKGIIQPVLVRRNGESYELIAGERRFRAAKKAGLTDIPAIVKDVDNEESLELALIENIQRDDLNPMEEAKAYRKLMESFGLNQDELSKKVGKERSTLANTLRLLKLPEEIQKALTEEKITYGHGRALLGLKTEVEQLMVYGKIILKNLSVRDVERIVQSANRRGGIRLKSVKEKSKDPFLFQYEESLKRFLGTQVKICPKGKGGHIEIDYYSKDDLSRILDTLDININ